The Leptotrichia sp. OH3620_COT-345 genomic sequence AAGTTTTTCTTCTATATATTTCAAATCTTTTTTTATTGTTGTCCGACTGACTTTAAATTCATCCGACAATTTTTTTATATTAGTTTTTTCATCAAGTAAATATTTGAAAATTATTAAATCTCTTCTCTGCTCCTGAGACGGTCTTTCCAGTAAAGACAGTATTTTACCGAATTTTAACGTTTCCGAATTTTTTTCTATTGATATTTTTCCTGCTGAATTTAATATTTTACAATTAATTTTATTCATAGATAATAAAAAATTTAAGTTTTCTATTTCATATCTTATTTTCCTGTTATTGATATTCATATAACGTGCTACTTCCTTTAGGGTTTTTCCGGGATTTTTCAAAATATAATTATAAATTTCCACAGTTCTTATATTAATTATCATTTTTACCTCCACTGTCTTATTAAATGATACCTCATTTTAAAAAATTGAAAAGATACACCTTTTGTCTCTTTCACATTACAAAAAGTTACATTTTTAAAGTCAGTATTTCTGAAATTCTATGTTAAATCTGTTTCATTATAAGTTTTCCTTTAGTTTTTATAGATAAAATAATATTTTTATGTTATCATTTTATTATTAAATTACGGATAAAGGAGTTTTTCATGTCAAAAGATAAAATACGAAGTGATATTATTCAGAAAAGAAATCTTCTTACAGAAGAATTTATTGAAAAAAATAGCAATATAATAATAGGAAATCTTAAAACTTATATTGAAAAAGCTCAAAATATTATGATTTTTATGGATATGAAAAACGAAGTGAAAATTACAAAATTAATTAATCTATATCTTCATAAAAATTTTTACATACCTAAAATTTTTCCCGACGGAGATATGAAAATAAATATGTACAATGAAAAAGATCTGGTTTTACATAAATTCGGTTATTATGAATCCAACTCTCCTGTTTTTTATAACGAAAATATTTTAGAGCTTGTTATTGTTCCTGCTGTGGCTTTTGATAAATCAAAAAATAGAATCGGCTTCGGAAAAGGTTACTATGACAGATTTCTGCATAAAATAGGAGGAAATCCAAATAAAACTTTAAATATCGGTATTTGCTATGATTTTCAGCTATTAGATGAAATTCCATTTGAGAACCATGATATAAAAGTTGATTTTGTTATTACTGAAAAAAGGACTATATATTAAATTTATAAAATAGTCCTTTTTTATTATCAGAAAAAAGAAATTGAAAAATTTCACGGTCTTTCTAAGATATATCACTCTCTAAATATCTTATTTCCCATTATTTTACAGATTTTTCTATTATTATTTCTCCTTTATAAGTATCTATTTTTGCTTTTGCTCCTATAGGAACAGTAATAAACGGTCTTACATGCCCCGAATCCAATCCACTTATTACAGGAATATTCATCTTTCCGAAATTATCTTCAAATACATCGTTTAAGTTCATATCATTAGGTTCGGCTTTTCTCGGATTTTTAAAATCTCCAAGGATTACCCCTTTTAAATTTTTCAGTTTTCCTGCTAATTTCAATTGTTTCAGCATTCTGTCGATTCTATATGTCGGCTCATTTACTTCTTCAATGAACAATATTTTCCCGTCAGTATTAATTTCATATTCCGTTCCGAGTGAAGCTACAATAAGAGATAAATTTCCTCCGGTAATTTTCCCTTCACCTTTTCCATTTCTTATTACAAAATATTCATTGTCAAGTTCTGCAAGATTAAATTCAGAAACTTCTATAAATGTCTTATTAAAAGAGGTTTCTGTAACTTCAGGAATATCTCTAAAATTGGAGCTCATAGGTCCATGATACGTTACAAGTCCCGTTTTTTCATTAATTGCAATTAAAAGAGTAGTGATATCACTATATCCTGAAAATATTTTCGGATTTTTCTTTATTACTTCATAATCAAGTTTATCCACTATCCTTATACTTCCATAACCTCCTCTTATGGCAAAAATAGCTTTTATTTCTTTATTTGCAAACATATCATTTATGTCTTCGGCTCTCATTTCGTCTATTCCTCCAAAACCATACCACATGGAATCAAAAGATTTTCCATACACTACTTTAAATCCTCTGTTTATAAGATACTCTACTTCATCATCAGCTGAAGTGCCTTTATAGTTTGCAGGAGCTATAAGTCCTATAGTATCTCCCTCTTTCAATTTTTCAGGTATTATTATCTGCTGCTTTTCAGCTCCTGTCAATATTACAGTCATTGTAAAAAGAAATATTAAGAATATGTTTTTTATTTTAATCATTTTAAAAATCCTTCCAGTTTTTCTTTTAATTTTGTATGATCGGGTAGATGAATTCCTTTTATTCCTAACTTTTCCGCAGCTTCTATATTTACTTCCATATCATCTATAAATAACGTTTCTTCAGGATTTAAAGAAAATTTATTTAAAATTTCCTCATATATTTCTTTTTCAGGTTTTAATAAATGACAGTAACAGGAAACCACTTTTCCTTTGAAATTTTTAAAAAATTCATAATTATTGTACACTTCTTCAAAAGAGTCTTTATGAAAATTCGATAAAATATATAAATTATAATTTTCTTTCAATAAAGGCAGCAAAGAAACATTTTCTTTTATCGGTTGCAATAAACCGGCAAAATTACTGTCAAACATTGAATCAATCTGCTCTGCTACTTCAGGTACTCTCTTCTTGAATATTTCTTTTGCTTCTCCATAAGAAAGTGTCCCTCTGTCAAGCATTAACCATTCAGGACTTCCAAATACCTCCTTTAAAAATTTTTCATTATCCGTATAATCTTTAGGGTTAAAACTTATAAGAACATTCCCTAAATCAAATATTATATTTTTAATACTCATCGTTTTCTCCAATCTGTTAATTATATTTTACTTTTACATCGGTAATAATGACATACTGTTTCCTGAATTTTATAATATCACAGTTTTTCCACGTAGCTGCATATTTTTTCAGATATTCTTCAGCTTGAGGATATTCTTCTCCGTTAATTCTGACATCCGCATCAAGCGTTCCGTCAGGCTCTTTTAAAGCAAATAATCTGATTGCA encodes the following:
- a CDS encoding HAD family phosphatase, translated to MSIKNIIFDLGNVLISFNPKDYTDNEKFLKEVFGSPEWLMLDRGTLSYGEAKEIFKKRVPEVAEQIDSMFDSNFAGLLQPIKENVSLLPLLKENYNLYILSNFHKDSFEEVYNNYEFFKNFKGKVVSCYCHLLKPEKEIYEEILNKFSLNPEETLFIDDMEVNIEAAEKLGIKGIHLPDHTKLKEKLEGFLK
- a CDS encoding 5-formyltetrahydrofolate cyclo-ligase gives rise to the protein MSKDKIRSDIIQKRNLLTEEFIEKNSNIIIGNLKTYIEKAQNIMIFMDMKNEVKITKLINLYLHKNFYIPKIFPDGDMKINMYNEKDLVLHKFGYYESNSPVFYNENILELVIVPAVAFDKSKNRIGFGKGYYDRFLHKIGGNPNKTLNIGICYDFQLLDEIPFENHDIKVDFVITEKRTIY
- a CDS encoding LD-carboxypeptidase, which gives rise to MIKIKNIFLIFLFTMTVILTGAEKQQIIIPEKLKEGDTIGLIAPANYKGTSADDEVEYLINRGFKVVYGKSFDSMWYGFGGIDEMRAEDINDMFANKEIKAIFAIRGGYGSIRIVDKLDYEVIKKNPKIFSGYSDITTLLIAINEKTGLVTYHGPMSSNFRDIPEVTETSFNKTFIEVSEFNLAELDNEYFVIRNGKGEGKITGGNLSLIVASLGTEYEINTDGKILFIEEVNEPTYRIDRMLKQLKLAGKLKNLKGVILGDFKNPRKAEPNDMNLNDVFEDNFGKMNIPVISGLDSGHVRPFITVPIGAKAKIDTYKGEIIIEKSVK